A genomic segment from Methanoplanus limicola DSM 2279 encodes:
- a CDS encoding RNA-binding protein, producing the protein MAKIGVKKRYSLRKSKVSDIFNKLEEQIGESSALFKKERIEVVETTADFELYLTDKNPWLMELNGWVFPTLRGIVKNSFPERKVVVDAGAVSYMVNGADLMRPGVISVGRDIKKGLPFVIYEVTHGKPLAIAEALMDAAEMEAADKGKVGKNIHYVGDDLWNLEF; encoded by the coding sequence ATGGCTAAAATTGGAGTGAAAAAGAGGTACAGCCTCCGGAAATCAAAAGTTTCTGATATTTTTAACAAACTTGAGGAGCAGATCGGAGAATCTTCTGCATTATTTAAGAAAGAGAGAATTGAGGTTGTTGAGACGACAGCTGATTTTGAACTGTATCTTACTGACAAAAACCCGTGGCTTATGGAGCTTAACGGGTGGGTATTCCCGACTTTGCGTGGTATTGTTAAAAATTCGTTTCCCGAGAGGAAGGTTGTAGTGGACGCCGGTGCTGTTTCATATATGGTGAACGGTGCTGATCTCATGCGCCCCGGAGTTATCTCTGTAGGCAGGGATATAAAGAAAGGGCTGCCGTTTGTGATATATGAGGTGACGCACGGAAAACCCCTTGCTATTGCCGAGGCACTTATGGATGCCGCAGAGATGGAGGCAGCTGACAAGGGCAAGGTGGGAAAAAATATACATTATGTCGGCGATGACCTCTGGAACCTTGAATTTTAG
- a CDS encoding cell division protein SepF yields the protein MAKKFGSLFKRGNQPEESDYMELDLASIESTGEGGPASMYIKIATINEIRDTPRIKDEVYNGNIVIVDIGRLKMDKITYERVLKDLSDVAQDVNGDICGLGDQKYVILTPMSVKVSREKIGG from the coding sequence ATGGCTAAAAAGTTTGGTTCTCTATTTAAAAGGGGCAACCAGCCGGAGGAGTCTGATTACATGGAACTCGACCTTGCCTCAATCGAGTCTACAGGCGAAGGCGGACCTGCTTCCATGTATATCAAGATAGCAACAATAAACGAAATCCGCGACACGCCGAGAATTAAGGACGAAGTCTACAACGGAAATATTGTTATTGTCGATATCGGGCGTCTTAAGATGGACAAGATCACATATGAGAGGGTATTAAAGGATCTCAGTGATGTTGCACAGGATGTGAATGGTGATATCTGTGGTCTCGGTGACCAGAAGTATGTCATACTCACGCCTATGTCTGTGAAAGTTTCACGCGAGAAGATTGGAGGATAA
- a CDS encoding ZPR1 zinc finger domain-containing protein, with protein sequence MKRVIVAPCPNCSSDTEYIYQTESIPYFPDILISSAVCDCGFKSVDVQIMGDSDPVRYTLSVESAEDLSVKIIRSTGGSIEIPEFGILVEPGPICEGFITNVEGVLYRFENTIEGILTWAEDEQRENAENLLATIRKARSGEIPFTLIVQDDCGNSGIVSDKAVKSDYIPYEHED encoded by the coding sequence TTGAAAAGGGTTATTGTTGCACCCTGTCCAAACTGTTCGTCAGATACAGAATATATATATCAGACAGAAAGCATTCCTTATTTTCCGGACATTCTGATCTCATCTGCAGTCTGTGACTGCGGTTTTAAATCCGTAGATGTCCAGATTATGGGTGATTCTGACCCTGTGAGATACACTCTTTCTGTTGAATCTGCAGAGGATCTCAGTGTAAAGATCATCAGAAGTACAGGCGGTTCTATAGAAATTCCTGAATTTGGTATCCTTGTTGAACCCGGGCCGATCTGTGAGGGTTTTATCACAAATGTGGAGGGTGTTCTGTACAGGTTTGAGAATACCATTGAGGGGATTTTGACCTGGGCAGAGGATGAACAAAGGGAGAATGCTGAAAATCTGCTGGCTACTATAAGAAAAGCCAGGAGTGGTGAGATACCGTTTACACTCATTGTTCAGGATGACTGCGGAAACAGCGGCATTGTAAGTGATAAAGCCGTGAAGTCTGATTATATTCCGTATGAGCATGAGGATTAG
- a CDS encoding LSM domain-containing protein, translated as MTKRPLEILDKALNQKPVIVSLKGGREIRGVLQGYDVHMNLVLENAEEEINGVTTKAGTLIVRGDNVIYISPSVE; from the coding sequence ATGACAAAAAGACCACTTGAAATTTTAGACAAGGCTCTTAACCAGAAGCCTGTTATCGTAAGCCTTAAGGGCGGAAGAGAGATCCGCGGAGTACTTCAGGGTTACGACGTACATATGAACCTTGTACTTGAGAATGCCGAGGAAGAGATCAACGGTGTGACGACTAAAGCCGGCACACTGATTGTACGCGGCGACAATGTTATATACATCTCTCCTTCAGTCGAATAA
- a CDS encoding 4a-hydroxytetrahydrobiopterin dehydratase, with translation MMDLHKQRCDPEPSRISPLARRDLLDYIDKVPGWEISERKLTRKFDLESFEECLDFLGDLNDLSKREGHFPDVIIYNRKNLVIAWYTYESGGITRNDFIMAAKMNFSERFRV, from the coding sequence ATGATGGATCTTCATAAGCAGAGATGTGACCCTGAACCTTCGAGAATTTCGCCTCTGGCACGCAGAGACCTACTTGATTATATTGACAAAGTGCCCGGATGGGAGATTTCCGAGAGGAAACTCACACGGAAGTTTGATCTCGAATCATTTGAGGAATGTCTGGATTTTCTTGGAGATCTAAACGATCTCTCAAAGCGCGAGGGTCATTTTCCGGATGTTATTATTTATAACCGTAAAAATCTTGTAATTGCCTGGTACACTTACGAGAGCGGTGGAATCACAAGGAATGACTTTATTATGGCCGCAAAGATGAATTTCAGCGAAAGATTCAGGGTATGA
- a CDS encoding Vms1/Ankzf1 family peptidyl-tRNA hydrolase yields the protein MLDKFLGKDHKRELEALNSEISRLEKENEKLRLRLSKREEKAAQDPARIQELSESLNKAETKVRVLEHELSAFKNLNPADDSHSFSRFVLNKKESLEFTEKILLLARNYNVRAFYLPPDGFPGGSEDFPDERMRVFSESVESETGIFFFYELENNPFFFYAVIPPFSVSGISGRVPAEECAGYFADSLSGQRNILFVCAHAGSSFIGLASEEGFLSGKYVETGVKEKHSKGGWSQKRFERLREEDIKKHGDKVRGAYEEFIRDSGLVPESVILCGEPTLGEYILSGIHQGSDGKIPLIKKTIDAKPEKHAGEKIAKEIWSSVWYRVV from the coding sequence ATGCTTGACAAATTTCTTGGAAAGGACCATAAAAGAGAGCTTGAGGCGTTAAACTCAGAGATTTCCAGACTGGAGAAGGAGAATGAAAAGCTGAGGCTGAGGCTCTCTAAAAGGGAGGAGAAGGCAGCTCAGGATCCTGCAAGAATTCAGGAACTCTCTGAGTCCCTCAATAAGGCTGAGACGAAAGTCCGGGTTCTTGAGCATGAACTTTCAGCATTTAAGAATCTGAATCCTGCTGATGACTCACATTCATTCAGCCGTTTTGTTCTCAATAAAAAGGAGAGCCTTGAATTCACTGAAAAGATCCTGCTTCTGGCAAGGAATTATAATGTGAGGGCTTTTTATCTTCCACCGGACGGATTTCCGGGCGGGTCCGAAGATTTTCCGGATGAGAGGATGAGGGTATTTTCAGAATCTGTAGAGTCGGAAACCGGCATTTTTTTCTTTTATGAACTGGAAAATAACCCCTTCTTCTTTTATGCAGTGATTCCGCCTTTCTCTGTCTCCGGAATTTCAGGCAGGGTTCCTGCTGAAGAGTGTGCGGGCTATTTTGCGGATTCTCTTTCGGGGCAGAGGAATATTTTATTTGTATGTGCCCATGCCGGCAGCAGTTTTATCGGTCTGGCATCTGAAGAGGGTTTTTTGTCCGGGAAGTATGTAGAGACCGGAGTTAAGGAGAAGCACAGTAAGGGCGGCTGGTCACAGAAGAGATTTGAACGTTTAAGGGAGGAAGATATAAAGAAGCACGGAGATAAGGTCAGGGGGGCTTATGAAGAGTTCATCCGTGATTCAGGACTTGTCCCGGAGAGTGTCATCCTCTGTGGCGAACCAACCCTTGGGGAATATATATTATCGGGCATCCATCAGGGCAGTGATGGCAAAATCCCTCTGATTAAGAAGACCATTGACGCAAAACCGGAGAAGCATGCCGGAGAAAAGATTGCAAAGGAGATATGGTCGTCTGTCTGGTACAGAGTTGTTTAA
- a CDS encoding PKD domain-containing protein — protein sequence MRTGKTVCNSYTFQDNERASGLKAFMIIFIITAIIPAVLISGASAIEFTYSGELSEISCGSSPVLNYDIEGDYIAFTESDSGINRLRLYDFNEESFTNITESRYSDFRPEISGGNIAFQNKTLKGPGQIFVYDIPDGTAKAADPHPSAQGDAEISGNILVWLDGRLNGYTNIFIKNSPDEAGIPFRVSGTSDKHSPKTDGDYVYWTEAGELHRKSIITGDDSILIRDFPDSFEVYGGKIVFNGRGEKEGFAVMYDTAGGETTVLGSGAGLCRNPDISENYIVYECYEGSGTAIWLYDLRTENAGVLAEPKTGVSDPKVSGNRIVWREKDGSSNCIVICRLDTETLPLAGFEAEPLSGSAPLEVEFTGRAIVSASSGTVYLWDFGDGEYSESSSPVHTYSEPGIYDVSFTVENEFGSFTADKKNIISVEEVPQPDFSAFNRNGAAPLNVQFRDMSSGKISARVWDFGDGSRSYNKNPVHVYSEPGAYSVNLTVSNEFGEVSENKTGYITAENTVYADFSYDYPEENNSERLTLRFTDESDGYTDSWLWYFGDGEYSDEQNPLHTFDEPGVYDITLEAGNEFASDIRTKMFVSVGETGDEIAAIYVTPASAGMKTGEDMMFKAVATDVKGRFLTIEPEWSVSDSRRGKISADGLFTAISPGSLRVIAGYQNITGYAGVLISESGNDNMGEELTGLPEVPEAEKIQDFITGTSNPANRFKDLF from the coding sequence ATGCGCACCGGAAAAACAGTCTGCAACAGTTATACCTTTCAGGACAATGAAAGAGCATCCGGCCTGAAAGCCTTTATGATCATATTCATAATTACGGCAATTATTCCGGCGGTTCTGATTTCAGGGGCATCTGCAATAGAATTCACATACTCCGGGGAACTCTCAGAGATCAGCTGCGGCAGCAGTCCGGTGCTGAATTACGACATTGAAGGGGACTATATCGCCTTTACAGAGTCAGATTCCGGCATAAACAGGCTCAGGCTCTATGACTTCAATGAAGAATCATTCACAAATATCACAGAGTCACGGTATTCAGACTTCAGGCCCGAAATTTCAGGCGGAAATATTGCATTTCAGAATAAAACCCTGAAAGGGCCGGGGCAGATTTTTGTATATGACATTCCGGACGGCACGGCAAAAGCCGCAGATCCACACCCCTCCGCTCAGGGAGATGCAGAAATATCAGGAAATATTCTTGTCTGGCTTGACGGACGCTTAAACGGCTACACCAATATATTCATAAAAAATTCTCCGGATGAGGCAGGAATTCCGTTCAGAGTATCCGGCACATCAGATAAACATTCACCAAAAACTGACGGGGATTACGTGTACTGGACAGAAGCCGGGGAACTTCACAGGAAATCCATCATAACAGGAGATGATTCCATCCTCATAAGGGATTTTCCGGACAGTTTTGAAGTTTACGGGGGAAAGATTGTCTTTAACGGAAGAGGTGAGAAGGAAGGTTTTGCTGTGATGTATGACACTGCCGGCGGGGAGACAACAGTTCTTGGTTCAGGAGCCGGATTATGCAGAAATCCGGACATCTCAGAGAATTATATAGTGTATGAGTGCTATGAAGGCAGTGGAACTGCAATCTGGCTCTATGATTTAAGGACGGAGAACGCGGGCGTCCTTGCAGAGCCAAAAACCGGGGTTTCAGACCCAAAGGTATCCGGAAACCGGATTGTCTGGAGAGAGAAGGATGGCAGCAGCAACTGCATTGTAATATGCAGACTTGATACAGAAACACTGCCGCTTGCAGGGTTTGAAGCTGAGCCGTTATCTGGATCAGCACCTCTCGAAGTTGAATTCACAGGAAGAGCCATTGTAAGCGCATCATCCGGAACAGTTTATCTCTGGGATTTCGGAGACGGGGAATACTCAGAGTCGTCCTCTCCGGTGCATACCTACAGTGAACCGGGAATATATGACGTATCATTTACAGTTGAAAATGAATTTGGCAGCTTTACAGCAGATAAAAAGAATATCATCTCTGTTGAGGAGGTACCTCAGCCTGATTTTTCGGCATTCAACAGAAATGGAGCCGCTCCGCTCAATGTTCAGTTCAGGGATATGTCATCCGGAAAGATAAGTGCAAGAGTATGGGACTTTGGTGACGGGAGCAGATCATACAACAAAAACCCGGTGCATGTCTACTCAGAACCGGGAGCTTATTCCGTTAACCTTACGGTCTCAAACGAGTTCGGAGAGGTATCAGAGAATAAAACCGGCTATATAACAGCAGAAAATACTGTTTATGCAGATTTCTCCTATGATTATCCGGAAGAGAACAATTCTGAGAGACTTACACTCCGGTTTACAGATGAGTCGGACGGTTACACGGATTCATGGCTCTGGTATTTCGGTGACGGAGAGTATTCAGATGAGCAGAACCCGCTGCACACATTTGATGAGCCGGGAGTATATGACATAACCCTTGAGGCAGGCAACGAATTTGCATCCGACATCAGGACAAAAATGTTTGTTTCCGTCGGAGAGACAGGCGATGAGATTGCAGCAATATATGTGACACCTGCATCTGCCGGAATGAAAACCGGAGAGGATATGATGTTTAAAGCGGTTGCAACAGACGTTAAGGGCAGATTCCTTACGATTGAACCGGAATGGTCAGTCTCAGACAGCCGGAGAGGAAAAATTTCAGCAGACGGGCTTTTCACAGCCATATCTCCGGGAAGCCTCCGCGTGATCGCAGGTTATCAGAATATTACAGGATATGCAGGAGTTTTGATCAGTGAAAGCGGAAATGACAACATGGGGGAGGAATTAACGGGCCTCCCGGAAGTTCCTGAAGCAGAAAAAATTCAGGATTTCATAACAGGCACCAGTAATCCGGCAAATCGGTTTAAAGACTTATTCTGA
- a CDS encoding BMP family ABC transporter substrate-binding protein, translating to MGIIKNNYNYFRHFLLFAGLAGSLLIIFTAGCLGSGTGTEYTGIPEDTAEIKIGILLPVSGGEIFDFKTPVQMAVSGINSAGGIGGTSVKPVFFDTEGKEITDIAEDAAGDPDINIFIGPSSSEEALKAAPIFIESKKLLISPSASSAEVSARFMNTGYFRRTVPGDHAQITVIFEILEEKSAETVCLIYEDTSYGRTFDGYAPEYADSVGLELIKNIPLTNDKNRDSDSVYSIAALNPDYIIAAVMPEDAVMIKKTLDDAGSDAELLLTDSGRSPYITEKLGRDAEGICGVSPSYDPSTGYYIPYSIRNKEMPGVFSAQTYDAVMLAAYTAAWNMTHPEETYAEAFESVTAPSGIYKGWDSQEAGESVSYILSGGKPDISGASGPLDFRKGMIGPDRGYYAFWIIEDGEFRERKYYSSDKHYQPYLPGLSYTGIPTEKNEGKGTVWIFYPSVKGDRSFADAAYTGLFSAYEENSFIKREFSLNDASEVNEIFTSGSFTEKPDLVITIGYEYDGYTADWAEKNPDIKFIGVEQSESSLSNHAVCTFMPYGGSFLAGVLAAEMTETDNIGIIAGTDAGVIKPFTDGFKAGAYACDPGVYTSVSYVSSGFEGFSMPDKAEEIAYRMYGSGVDVIIMLAGSSNKGIVNSAINHGEVYLIGEDVDQSSLAPGVVAASVVKNIEGAVKSGIKRTLSGDFRPGNILYSMENGGTGLLISDKFSDKYSELAEKWKNAAETEERKYIAGI from the coding sequence ATGGGTATTATTAAAAATAACTATAATTATTTCAGGCATTTTTTACTCTTTGCAGGACTTGCAGGGTCCCTTTTAATAATATTCACAGCCGGATGCCTGGGTTCCGGAACAGGCACTGAATATACCGGCATTCCAGAGGATACAGCAGAAATAAAGATAGGAATTCTCCTTCCTGTATCAGGCGGAGAAATATTTGATTTTAAAACTCCGGTTCAGATGGCAGTATCCGGCATAAACAGCGCCGGCGGAATTGGCGGAACGTCTGTAAAACCGGTCTTCTTTGACACAGAAGGAAAGGAGATCACAGATATTGCAGAAGATGCAGCCGGGGATCCGGATATAAACATCTTCATCGGCCCTTCATCGAGTGAAGAGGCTTTAAAAGCAGCTCCCATATTTATTGAAAGTAAAAAACTTCTGATAAGCCCTTCAGCATCATCAGCCGAAGTCTCCGCACGTTTCATGAATACAGGATATTTCAGGAGAACAGTTCCCGGAGATCACGCCCAGATAACAGTAATCTTTGAAATATTAGAGGAAAAGAGTGCAGAGACAGTATGCCTGATTTATGAAGACACATCATACGGCAGGACATTTGACGGATATGCTCCGGAATATGCAGATTCTGTCGGATTAGAGCTGATAAAAAACATCCCGCTGACAAATGACAAAAACCGGGACTCAGACTCAGTTTACAGCATCGCAGCCTTAAATCCGGATTACATAATCGCCGCAGTAATGCCCGAAGATGCCGTTATGATAAAAAAGACCCTGGATGATGCAGGGTCTGATGCGGAACTCTTACTCACCGACAGCGGAAGATCTCCATATATAACAGAGAAACTGGGCAGAGATGCGGAAGGAATATGTGGAGTATCCCCTTCATACGACCCGTCCACAGGATATTACATACCATACTCAATCAGAAACAAAGAGATGCCAGGAGTATTTTCTGCGCAGACATATGACGCCGTAATGCTTGCAGCATATACAGCCGCATGGAACATGACGCACCCCGAAGAGACATATGCAGAAGCCTTTGAAAGTGTAACAGCACCTTCAGGAATATATAAGGGCTGGGACAGCCAGGAAGCCGGCGAATCAGTCTCATACATACTTTCAGGGGGAAAACCTGACATCTCGGGCGCTTCAGGGCCACTCGACTTCAGAAAAGGCATGATCGGGCCTGACAGGGGTTATTATGCCTTCTGGATCATTGAAGACGGAGAATTCAGGGAGAGAAAATATTATTCATCAGATAAACATTACCAGCCATACCTTCCGGGACTGTCATATACAGGCATTCCGACAGAAAAAAATGAAGGCAAAGGAACAGTCTGGATATTCTACCCATCAGTAAAAGGTGACCGGTCTTTTGCAGACGCAGCATATACAGGACTCTTTTCTGCATATGAAGAGAACAGTTTCATCAAAAGGGAATTCTCACTGAATGACGCATCTGAAGTGAATGAAATATTTACATCCGGCAGCTTTACAGAAAAACCCGACCTTGTGATAACAATTGGCTATGAATATGACGGGTACACGGCAGACTGGGCGGAGAAGAACCCCGACATAAAGTTTATCGGAGTTGAGCAGAGTGAGAGCAGCCTCAGCAACCATGCCGTCTGCACATTCATGCCGTACGGAGGTTCCTTTCTTGCCGGAGTCCTCGCAGCAGAGATGACAGAGACAGATAATATAGGGATAATTGCAGGTACAGACGCAGGAGTAATAAAACCGTTCACAGACGGCTTTAAGGCAGGTGCATATGCCTGTGATCCGGGAGTATATACATCTGTCAGTTATGTCTCTTCAGGATTTGAAGGGTTTTCAATGCCGGATAAAGCTGAAGAGATTGCATACCGGATGTATGGGTCCGGAGTTGACGTTATAATCATGCTTGCGGGAAGTTCAAATAAAGGCATTGTTAATTCGGCTATAAACCACGGAGAGGTTTATCTCATAGGCGAGGATGTAGATCAGTCCTCTCTTGCACCGGGAGTGGTCGCTGCTTCGGTTGTGAAAAATATAGAGGGTGCCGTAAAATCTGGAATAAAAAGAACACTCTCGGGAGATTTCAGACCCGGAAATATACTGTATTCAATGGAGAACGGAGGTACAGGGCTTCTGATAAGTGATAAGTTCTCAGATAAATATTCTGAACTTGCTGAAAAATGGAAGAATGCAGCTGAAACAGAAGAGAGAAAGTATATAGCAGGAATTTAA
- the trxA gene encoding thioredoxin: MDRSESFDDDLEMIRQKRLMEMQRTIERKCAISGQGVTEINELSLDDFVAANRHVVIDFWAEWCGPCKKIGPAMEELAAEFCGEVAFAKCNTDENQQVAMRFQISAIPTLIFFSGGQMADRLTGAYPKENIRKRIKSTFRI, from the coding sequence ATGGATCGCAGTGAAAGCTTTGATGATGACCTTGAGATGATAAGGCAGAAGAGACTTATGGAGATGCAGAGGACAATTGAGAGAAAATGTGCCATATCCGGCCAGGGAGTTACAGAGATAAATGAACTCAGCCTTGATGACTTTGTCGCTGCAAACAGACACGTAGTTATAGATTTTTGGGCTGAATGGTGCGGCCCGTGCAAAAAAATAGGACCGGCAATGGAGGAGCTGGCGGCAGAATTCTGTGGTGAGGTCGCCTTTGCCAAATGCAACACCGATGAAAATCAGCAGGTTGCAATGCGCTTTCAGATCTCTGCAATTCCGACTCTAATCTTCTTCTCAGGTGGGCAGATGGCAGACAGACTTACAGGCGCATATCCGAAGGAGAACATCAGGAAGAGAATAAAATCCACATTCCGCATATGA
- the purM gene encoding phosphoribosylformylglycinamidine cyclo-ligase, with protein sequence MNPLFEKKGHTYRDAGVDIDLEAEGVSALVKMLTYRREGDFGMYSNVGHFAGLVEFGEYVLALAVDGVGTKMLVADRMKNWSTLGIDCIAMNVNDLYVMNIEPVAFVDYIATESVQTDKMRQIGEGLNEGARLSNMNIIGGETATLKNLVNGLDLAGTCLGVQKKNKIIDGSGIKEGDLIIALPSSGIHSNGLTLARNIVDSYAGYDEKMPWGKTLGEELLTPTRIYSEVLKVTDAAEVHGMCHITGGGLRNLERLGKFGFEIENPVKPQPVYEWIEEVGNVEKHEMYRTFNMGMGYVFIAPESEENEIIKTAPDASVVGRISSSPGIRLEGEEFH encoded by the coding sequence ATGAACCCGCTGTTTGAGAAAAAGGGCCATACATACAGGGATGCCGGAGTTGACATCGATCTTGAGGCAGAAGGCGTATCGGCACTTGTAAAGATGCTCACCTACAGAAGAGAGGGCGACTTTGGAATGTACAGCAATGTCGGCCATTTCGCAGGACTTGTGGAGTTCGGAGAATACGTCCTTGCACTTGCAGTTGACGGTGTCGGCACAAAAATGCTTGTTGCTGACCGGATGAAGAACTGGTCAACACTCGGTATCGACTGCATTGCAATGAATGTAAACGACCTCTATGTTATGAACATTGAGCCGGTTGCATTTGTGGACTATATCGCAACCGAAAGCGTGCAGACCGACAAGATGCGCCAGATAGGCGAGGGGCTGAACGAAGGCGCACGCCTCTCCAATATGAACATAATCGGAGGCGAGACTGCAACCCTCAAAAACCTCGTAAATGGCCTTGACCTTGCAGGCACGTGCCTCGGAGTTCAGAAGAAGAACAAAATTATTGACGGATCCGGAATTAAGGAGGGGGACCTTATAATTGCCCTTCCTTCAAGTGGGATACACTCTAACGGCCTCACACTTGCGAGAAATATAGTTGACTCATATGCAGGATATGATGAGAAGATGCCATGGGGGAAGACACTTGGTGAAGAACTTCTGACACCGACAAGAATTTACAGCGAAGTACTGAAGGTCACAGATGCAGCAGAAGTTCACGGCATGTGCCACATCACAGGCGGAGGTCTCAGAAACCTTGAAAGACTCGGAAAATTCGGCTTTGAGATCGAAAACCCGGTAAAACCCCAGCCCGTATATGAATGGATTGAAGAGGTTGGGAATGTGGAAAAGCATGAGATGTACCGCACATTCAACATGGGAATGGGATATGTATTCATAGCTCCGGAATCAGAGGAGAATGAAATTATAAAAACCGCCCCCGATGCCTCCGTAGTTGGAAGAATATCTTCATCACCGGGAATACGCCTTGAAGGCGAGGAATTTCATTAA
- the purF gene encoding amidophosphoribosyltransferase yields MCGIVGITDAGGVSFPIYYALYALQHRGQESAGITTFDGMNLYKHKAQGLVAEVFDAGILDELKGNSGVGHVRYPTTGAKIPENIQPFYFTFKNRKFAIAHNGNLTNTWQLKEEYESRGQIFCTTTDTEIIGNIIADELTHSSSIQDAVLACMKKLEGSYSVALLVDDTIYAFRDPLGIRPLCFGKLNDGYIVCSESVAIDALNGEFLRDVRPGELIKINSEGITCTQVAESSGYSHCIFEYIYFARADSVIDGKLVYNVRRRIGQSLHLEAPVKSDIISPVPDSGIAHATGYSESSGIPYREGLIKNRYIGRTFIMPDQKARENAVRIKLNPVKGHIENKSVVLVDDSIVRGTTARRIIDIVRDAGAKEIHMRVGSPPIKAPCYLGVDMATRKELIASTRSQEEVCKHIGATSLHHVSIDSLIKATGLPPEDLCIGCLTGTYPIKIGEEKACPRCITYKSGTYQSALKEFD; encoded by the coding sequence ATGTGCGGAATCGTTGGCATCACAGATGCCGGCGGAGTATCCTTCCCGATCTATTACGCTCTTTATGCCCTCCAGCACAGGGGGCAGGAGAGTGCGGGAATTACTACTTTTGACGGCATGAATCTGTACAAACACAAGGCACAGGGCCTTGTTGCAGAAGTATTCGATGCCGGAATCCTTGATGAACTCAAAGGAAATTCAGGTGTCGGGCACGTCCGCTATCCGACAACCGGGGCAAAGATCCCTGAGAATATTCAGCCTTTTTATTTCACATTTAAGAACAGAAAATTTGCTATTGCCCACAATGGCAACCTTACAAATACCTGGCAGTTGAAGGAAGAATACGAAAGTCGCGGTCAGATATTCTGTACAACTACAGACACCGAGATAATCGGGAACATTATTGCTGACGAGCTTACGCATTCTTCATCCATACAGGACGCTGTTTTGGCATGTATGAAAAAACTCGAAGGTTCTTATTCAGTTGCCCTTCTTGTTGACGATACAATATATGCATTCAGAGATCCGCTTGGCATAAGACCGCTCTGCTTTGGGAAACTGAATGACGGATACATAGTCTGCTCAGAGTCCGTTGCAATAGATGCCTTAAACGGAGAATTCCTCCGCGATGTAAGACCGGGTGAACTGATCAAAATAAACAGTGAAGGCATTACCTGCACACAGGTTGCTGAATCATCGGGTTACAGCCACTGTATATTCGAGTACATCTATTTTGCACGCGCAGACTCTGTCATTGACGGGAAACTGGTATATAATGTCAGAAGAAGAATAGGCCAGTCGCTTCACCTTGAAGCGCCTGTAAAATCAGATATAATCTCACCAGTGCCCGACTCAGGCATTGCGCATGCTACAGGATATTCCGAGAGTTCAGGCATACCATACAGAGAGGGCCTGATAAAGAACAGGTATATAGGCCGGACATTTATCATGCCGGATCAGAAAGCAAGGGAAAATGCCGTCAGGATAAAACTCAATCCTGTAAAAGGACATATTGAGAATAAATCAGTTGTTCTTGTGGATGACAGCATTGTCAGGGGAACAACAGCCAGAAGGATTATTGATATTGTCAGGGATGCAGGCGCAAAGGAGATCCACATGAGAGTCGGATCACCGCCAATCAAAGCACCCTGCTACCTCGGAGTGGACATGGCAACACGAAAGGAGCTTATAGCCAGTACAAGGAGCCAGGAAGAGGTCTGCAAACACATAGGGGCAACCTCACTGCACCACGTATCAATAGATTCCCTCATAAAGGCAACAGGTCTTCCACCTGAAGATCTCTGCATAGGATGTCTTACGGGGACATACCCGATTAAAATCGGAGAAGAGAAGGCCTGCCCGAGGTGTATCACCTACAAATCAGGCACATATCAGAGTGCACTGAAGGAATTTGACTGA
- a CDS encoding 50S ribosomal protein L37e — MSKGTPSRGKRQTQTHIVCRRCGKLSYHKRHKICSSCGFGKTSRMRSYNWVTKKSKTPTH; from the coding sequence ATGAGTAAGGGTACCCCCTCAAGAGGAAAAAGACAGACGCAGACACACATTGTCTGCAGAAGATGCGGTAAGTTATCATACCACAAACGCCACAAGATATGTTCATCCTGTGGATTCGGAAAAACAAGCAGAATGCGCTCATACAACTGGGTAACTAAGAAGTCGAAGACCCCTACCCACTAA